Proteins encoded by one window of Paraburkholderia sabiae:
- a CDS encoding GNAT family N-acetyltransferase: MTELVDLMNTVSTRETTLGFFEPITASTGLEMMDSLDADLRARGVELLVARERPGGRIVGMLILARHALPARRHIVEMKRCVIEPGYRGRFVLDGWRLALERVKEMGCEMIVIDVRSDGKAEQLWRRLGFVEYGRLDDFARVNGRVITGYFLRAYVDEVIAYQQRTKTFWHRSDTPILGESEFETTSVRRDDA, from the coding sequence ATGACCGAGCTGGTCGACCTGATGAATACGGTATCGACGCGCGAGACGACGCTCGGATTCTTCGAGCCCATCACCGCGTCGACCGGTCTCGAGATGATGGACTCTCTCGATGCCGACCTCCGCGCGCGCGGGGTTGAGCTGCTGGTCGCACGCGAGCGGCCGGGCGGTCGGATCGTTGGCATGCTGATTCTCGCGCGTCACGCGTTGCCCGCGCGGCGGCACATCGTCGAGATGAAGCGCTGCGTGATCGAGCCTGGGTATCGGGGGCGGTTCGTGCTCGACGGCTGGCGGCTTGCGCTCGAACGTGTCAAGGAGATGGGCTGCGAAATGATCGTCATTGATGTACGCAGCGATGGTAAGGCCGAGCAGCTATGGCGTCGTCTTGGTTTCGTTGAGTACGGCCGACTCGACGACTTCGCGCGCGTGAACGGCCGCGTGATCACGGGTTATTTTCTGCGCGCGTACGTGGACGAAGTGATCGCCTACCAGCAGCGCACGAAAACGTTCTGGCACCGCTCGGATACGCCGATTCTCGGTGAGTCCGAGTTCGAGACCACGTCCGTCCGGCGGGACGACGCATGA
- the ectB gene encoding diaminobutyrate--2-oxoglutarate transaminase, which yields MEHMIEKLTELESNVRTYSRAFPVVFCEARGAEIYSVDGRRYIDFLAGAGALNYGHNHPVLKESIIEYLRGDNLVHSLDLWTAAKYAYLDTFDRLILKARGLDYKVHLTGPTGTNAVEAAIRLARKIKKRSTIVSFTNGFHGITMGSLALTGNAKFRSAAGLPSMGNALMPFDNYLGKGVDTLRYFKKCLSDRSSGLDYPAAVIVEVVQGEGGINVASPAWLQELEKVCRDQDILLIIDDIQAGCGRTGRFFSFEHAGVVPDLVTNSKSLSGFGLPFSQVLIRPEHDQWEVGQYNGTFRGNNAAMITGAKALEYFWSDDAFADEIRRKGEIVRKGFFELIDLLRYRQIEAEERGLGLMRGIDVQSGALATKITGEAFRQGLVIETSGHSGQVIKCLCPLVTTDDQIEEAMQILRCSIDNVLG from the coding sequence ATGGAGCACATGATTGAGAAGCTAACGGAGCTAGAATCCAATGTCCGCACCTATTCGCGCGCTTTTCCAGTCGTCTTCTGCGAGGCGCGGGGCGCGGAGATCTACTCGGTCGATGGCCGACGCTATATTGATTTCTTAGCAGGCGCGGGAGCGCTCAATTACGGGCACAACCATCCGGTTTTGAAGGAGTCGATCATTGAGTATTTGCGGGGCGACAATCTCGTTCATTCACTGGACCTTTGGACTGCAGCAAAATACGCTTACCTAGATACCTTTGACCGTCTGATATTGAAGGCTCGTGGACTTGACTACAAGGTGCATCTGACAGGACCCACTGGCACCAACGCAGTTGAAGCCGCGATTCGCTTAGCTCGGAAGATAAAGAAACGAAGTACCATTGTTTCCTTCACAAACGGCTTCCACGGCATAACCATGGGTTCGCTCGCCCTCACGGGAAATGCGAAGTTTCGGAGCGCGGCCGGTTTGCCGTCCATGGGCAACGCGTTAATGCCATTCGACAATTATTTGGGCAAAGGTGTCGATACCCTGAGGTATTTCAAAAAATGCCTGAGCGATCGCTCCAGCGGACTGGACTACCCAGCAGCTGTTATCGTCGAAGTGGTGCAGGGAGAAGGTGGAATCAATGTCGCTTCTCCGGCGTGGCTGCAAGAGCTGGAAAAGGTCTGCCGAGATCAAGACATCTTGTTGATCATCGACGACATCCAGGCGGGGTGCGGTCGGACCGGCCGGTTCTTTAGCTTCGAGCACGCTGGGGTGGTGCCGGATCTCGTGACCAACTCGAAATCGCTGTCGGGATTTGGATTGCCTTTCTCGCAGGTCTTGATTCGCCCTGAGCATGATCAGTGGGAGGTAGGGCAATACAACGGTACGTTCCGCGGAAACAATGCGGCCATGATTACCGGTGCGAAAGCACTGGAATACTTTTGGTCCGACGATGCTTTCGCAGACGAGATCCGGCGCAAAGGAGAAATAGTCAGGAAAGGCTTTTTCGAGCTGATAGATTTATTGCGATATCGTCAAATTGAGGCGGAGGAACGCGGGCTCGGACTGATGCGTGGCATTGACGTTCAATCAGGCGCCTTGGCAACCAAGATTACTGGCGAGGCGTTCCGGCAGGGGCTAGTCATCGAAACATCCGGCCATTCCGGCCAGGTAATAAAGTGTCTTTGTCCGCTGGTGACCACCGATGATCAGATCGAGGAAGCAATGCAGATACTGAGATGCAGCATCGACAACGTGCTCGGATAG